One genomic region from Enterobacter hormaechei ATCC 49162 encodes:
- a CDS encoding YciY family protein has product MKRSRTEVGRWRMLRQVSRRKARWLEAQSRRNMRIHAIRKCGLNRHRNALLFAVQDI; this is encoded by the coding sequence ATGAAGCGCAGTAGAACTGAAGTTGGGCGCTGGCGCATGTTGCGACAGGTGAGTCGTCGTAAGGCTCGTTGGCTGGAGGCACAATCCCGCCGCAATATGCGTATCCACGCCATCAGAAAATGTGGCCTGAACAGACACCGTAACGCGCTGTTGTTCGCGGTCCAGGACATCTGA